The proteins below come from a single Chloroflexota bacterium genomic window:
- a CDS encoding sodium:proton exchanger, translating to MADFVIVMGAALAGGLIAYRLKVPMLLGYILAGILIGPNALGLVDDIDMVETMASVGVVLLLFTIGMEFSVVDLKRVGPIWVLGGIGQMALTVGLCFVIIRAIFDWPVLAAAFFSLLVAHSSTTVILKILAERREVNTPHGRIMFGISLVQDLSVLPLMVILPALAEDTSGLAQSLGLALGKAMLALGAVAVVGLWIIPRLLRETAGVQSRELFRITILAICLGAAYGTSYFGVSAAFGAFAAGMLVSRSHFAHQALGDIIPFRDAFVALFFISLGMLSSPRFMADNWNIVILVAVLMLGSKFLVSSAITWFSGYSLRTTLFVGAGLAQVGEFAFILAAAGLQIGIMSGSLYSLALSAAIVTLLVSPAVFKLTDLGYDRLLTPARLAITARRGKDDTVIALKETFSNHVIVCGHGRTGSNLASILQRYNIPYVVVEINPRIISELQAEGIPCIYGDAGNPQILSMAHISQARVLALTCPDAGAEVTAASYARQVNRNIDIIAVSPRETVTKLLQRQEISEIVEPAIEASLEFVRHILRYYGVDSREIESMACPFLREREDHATQ from the coding sequence ATGGCTGATTTCGTCATAGTGATGGGTGCTGCTTTAGCAGGCGGTCTGATTGCGTACCGTCTGAAGGTCCCTATGCTGCTCGGCTACATTCTAGCTGGAATCCTTATCGGCCCGAACGCCCTTGGCTTGGTAGACGATATAGATATGGTTGAGACTATGGCCAGCGTGGGCGTGGTTCTCCTACTTTTCACCATTGGCATGGAATTCTCTGTTGTCGATTTGAAGAGGGTGGGCCCCATTTGGGTGCTGGGTGGAATAGGTCAGATGGCGTTGACGGTGGGGCTGTGCTTTGTCATAATAAGGGCGATCTTCGATTGGCCTGTATTAGCCGCCGCTTTCTTCTCTCTGCTTGTCGCTCACAGCAGCACCACTGTTATACTCAAAATCCTCGCCGAGCGGCGAGAAGTCAATACTCCTCATGGCAGGATTATGTTTGGAATCTCGCTGGTTCAGGACCTGTCTGTACTACCGCTCATGGTCATTTTGCCAGCCTTAGCGGAGGACACCAGCGGCCTGGCTCAGTCTTTGGGATTAGCTCTGGGAAAAGCGATGCTCGCCCTGGGCGCAGTAGCAGTAGTCGGATTATGGATAATCCCCCGCTTGCTGAGGGAAACGGCTGGTGTGCAATCGCGAGAGCTGTTTCGCATCACCATACTGGCAATATGTCTGGGTGCTGCCTATGGAACGTCCTACTTTGGGGTTTCAGCAGCTTTTGGCGCCTTTGCCGCGGGAATGCTGGTCAGCCGTTCCCACTTCGCTCACCAGGCACTGGGAGATATCATTCCCTTCAGAGATGCTTTTGTTGCCCTGTTCTTTATCTCGCTGGGTATGCTAAGCAGCCCCAGATTTATGGCCGACAACTGGAACATCGTGATTCTGGTGGCTGTGCTCATGCTGGGTAGCAAGTTCCTCGTCTCTTCCGCCATCACCTGGTTCTCTGGCTACAGTCTGAGAACAACCCTTTTTGTCGGGGCCGGCTTAGCACAAGTAGGCGAGTTCGCCTTTATACTAGCCGCGGCAGGCTTACAAATCGGGATAATGTCCGGGAGCCTGTATTCGCTGGCCCTATCTGCGGCCATTGTAACCCTACTGGTCAGCCCCGCAGTTTTCAAACTTACCGACTTAGGATATGACAGGCTCCTTACCCCAGCGCGTCTGGCCATAACGGCGCGGCGGGGCAAAGATGACACAGTGATAGCTTTGAAGGAAACATTTTCCAACCATGTGATCGTCTGTGGGCATGGGCGTACTGGAAGCAATCTAGCCAGCATTCTGCAGAGATACAACATTCCCTATGTCGTTGTGGAGATCAACCCACGAATTATTTCGGAGTTGCAAGCAGAAGGGATACCGTGCATTTATGGTGATGCTGGCAATCCTCAGATTCTATCTATGGCTCACATAAGCCAGGCACGAGTGCTGGCGCTCACCTGTCCTGACGCCGGAGCAGAGGTGACAGCAGCCTCCTACGCCAGACAAGTCAACCGCAACATTGACATAATAGCTGTGTCGCCCAGGGAAACGGTGACCAAGCTCCTACAACGTCAGGAGATATCTGAAATAGTAGAGCCAGCCATTGAGGCCAGCCTGGAATTTGTCAGGCATATCCTGCGCTACTACGGGGTAGATAGCCGTGAGATAGAGAGCATGGCTTGTCCGTTCTTGAGAGAACGCGAAGACCATGCCACCCAATAA